A genome region from Thalassotalea euphylliae includes the following:
- a CDS encoding thiol-disulfide oxidoreductase DCC family protein gives MAELTLFFDGNCSLCVAEINALAKRNTKQLIQFEDLHQANFAVHFPDIDSQEAMKIIHGKLGSKVITGIDVNYHAWRLVGKEFWVKPLAWPLTRPLAKLGYRLFAANRHSISKLYAKLTKQETPDKQDCGCAVPTTYQQSSHTNKVSDEVPHTERNIDSERKIRQ, from the coding sequence ATGGCAGAGCTTACCCTATTCTTTGATGGCAACTGCTCGTTATGCGTTGCTGAAATCAATGCCTTAGCCAAGCGAAATACCAAACAACTCATCCAATTTGAGGACTTGCATCAAGCTAATTTCGCTGTTCATTTCCCTGATATTGATAGCCAAGAGGCCATGAAAATCATACACGGTAAACTCGGGAGCAAAGTGATCACGGGTATCGATGTGAATTACCATGCATGGCGACTAGTCGGTAAAGAGTTTTGGGTTAAGCCCTTAGCCTGGCCATTGACTCGACCCTTGGCAAAGCTCGGCTATCGGTTATTTGCAGCTAATCGCCACAGCATTTCTAAGCTCTACGCCAAGCTAACCAAGCAAGAAACGCCAGACAAACAAGATTGTGGGTGCGCAGTTCCAACGACCTATCAACAGTCTAGCCACACAAATAAAGTTAGTGACGAAGTACCTCACACCGAGCGCAACATTGATTCAGAAAGGAAAATACGGCAATGA
- a CDS encoding DUF3081 family protein has protein sequence MHNELDVKYCLSVFNKVLSDGEVLEGKRHWQGLSAWADFDGYTCYLQFNQVVVTLLFHGKYDISKPNEEAWQQFLKKIKSLADSL, from the coding sequence ATGCACAACGAGCTAGACGTAAAATATTGTCTGTCGGTGTTTAATAAGGTGCTTAGTGACGGTGAAGTGTTAGAGGGTAAACGCCATTGGCAAGGGCTGTCTGCGTGGGCTGATTTTGATGGCTATACCTGCTATTTACAGTTTAATCAGGTGGTGGTGACTTTGCTGTTTCACGGTAAGTATGATATTAGCAAGCCTAATGAAGAGGCTTGGCAACAATTTTTAAAGAAAATTAAAAGTTTGGCAGACAGTTTATAA
- a CDS encoding DUF3429 domain-containing protein: MANIINWRTLGYLGLIPFIAAAWAATTNTSLLSLSPYQVFVAYSACILSFLAGTLWLKQTAQIATIISNLFTLVAFACLLLPAQLALPVLASGFVLLLASEFKMGLFTDKPLGYQLLRIVLTSIVVLCHILIFSAL, from the coding sequence ATGGCAAATATAATCAATTGGCGAACACTGGGTTACCTAGGGTTAATTCCATTTATTGCCGCAGCATGGGCAGCAACCACTAATACCTCATTATTGTCGCTCTCGCCATACCAAGTTTTTGTCGCCTACAGCGCCTGCATATTGAGTTTCCTTGCAGGTACCCTGTGGCTAAAGCAAACAGCGCAAATAGCAACTATCATTTCCAACCTGTTTACTTTAGTTGCCTTCGCCTGCTTATTACTGCCAGCACAACTGGCTTTACCTGTGTTAGCTAGTGGCTTTGTGTTGCTGCTCGCAAGTGAATTTAAAATGGGGTTATTCACTGACAAGCCACTTGGCTACCAATTGTTGCGAATAGTACTAACCAGCATAGTCGTACTTTGTCATATCTTGATTTTTAGCGCTCTTTAG
- a CDS encoding GNAT family N-acetyltransferase → MKITPSERLFYRLLKADDAQLLADLDQDPEVMKYINGGRVNTLDDIEQVFMPRLQKFVNPSQGWGMWGVFTQGVEAQQTTDVTQAASQAEHDREHFIGWVLIRPMGFFTDKPNWDELEIGWRFKRNTWGKGYATESAQHVMSAIKSLGIARGIGAIALPDNSASIGVMKKLGLQYASTYQHTDPLGDAEVVYYRLAW, encoded by the coding sequence ATGAAAATCACCCCATCTGAACGTTTGTTTTACCGTTTACTAAAAGCTGACGATGCACAGTTATTGGCAGATCTTGATCAAGACCCTGAGGTAATGAAATACATTAACGGTGGGCGAGTTAATACGCTTGACGATATCGAGCAAGTGTTCATGCCAAGATTGCAAAAATTTGTTAACCCTTCGCAAGGCTGGGGGATGTGGGGCGTTTTTACACAAGGTGTGGAAGCGCAACAAACCACAGATGTAACTCAAGCAGCATCTCAAGCAGAGCATGACCGTGAGCACTTTATCGGCTGGGTTTTGATAAGACCAATGGGCTTTTTTACGGATAAACCCAACTGGGATGAATTAGAGATAGGCTGGCGCTTTAAACGTAACACCTGGGGCAAAGGCTATGCAACCGAATCTGCACAACATGTGATGTCGGCGATTAAATCACTGGGTATTGCTCGCGGTATTGGCGCGATTGCCTTGCCAGATAATTCCGCCTCTATTGGTGTGATGAAAAAGCTTGGCCTCCAATATGCCTCTACCTATCAGCATACTGATCCACTAGGTGACGCAGAAGTTGTTTATTACCGACTCGCTTGGTAG
- a CDS encoding DUF2164 domain-containing protein has translation MMKSLSKQQKNDLTQKLTNYLNDELAIDIGGFDAEFLCDFIVEQFSPHFYNQGVADAQIKNAATSRFN, from the coding sequence ATGATGAAATCCTTATCAAAACAACAAAAAAATGATTTAACCCAAAAACTTACCAACTACTTAAACGACGAGCTAGCCATTGATATTGGCGGCTTTGATGCAGAGTTTTTATGTGACTTTATTGTCGAGCAGTTTTCACCACATTTTTACAATCAGGGTGTTGCCGATGCCCAGATAAAAAATGCAGCAACAAGTCGATTTAATTAG
- a CDS encoding SDR family NAD(P)-dependent oxidoreductase, translating into MRTSLVIGASSTIAQAVIAQLLNDNLNKNKAKAELNKVIAVSRQAMPQSLAPFLANGKLTWRQSDYQQASIQALLTEHFATLSVTHSKVQRQLGEIIICNGILHSEDFMPEKKIEAFEPSAFDQVFSANTLTPLRWLQSLMPYLEHYQAPCFVTVMSARIGSISDNQLGGWYSYRMSKAALNMAVKCLAIEASRRAKQVKFILFHPGTTDTPLSKPFQRNVRKDKLFTPAFVATQLLSAKHHVELDGQASYLDWQHKVIPW; encoded by the coding sequence ATGAGAACGAGTCTAGTAATAGGGGCTAGCAGTACCATTGCCCAAGCAGTGATTGCGCAGCTTCTAAACGACAACCTAAACAAAAATAAAGCAAAAGCTGAACTTAACAAGGTTATCGCCGTATCTCGACAAGCTATGCCGCAATCACTGGCGCCTTTTTTGGCCAATGGGAAATTAACTTGGCGACAAAGTGATTATCAGCAAGCAAGTATACAAGCCTTGTTAACTGAGCACTTTGCAACTCTATCTGTGACTCACTCTAAAGTTCAAAGACAACTAGGCGAAATTATTATTTGCAATGGTATCTTACACAGCGAAGACTTTATGCCAGAGAAAAAAATCGAAGCGTTTGAGCCAAGCGCTTTCGATCAAGTTTTTTCAGCCAATACGTTAACACCACTGCGCTGGTTACAATCCTTAATGCCTTATTTAGAACATTATCAAGCACCTTGTTTTGTTACTGTGATGAGTGCTCGCATCGGCAGTATTAGCGATAATCAATTGGGCGGTTGGTACAGTTATCGAATGTCAAAGGCAGCATTAAATATGGCAGTAAAATGTTTGGCGATAGAGGCGAGTCGCAGAGCTAAGCAGGTCAAATTTATTTTATTTCACCCCGGAACAACGGACACGCCGTTATCTAAACCGTTTCAGCGCAATGTGCGCAAAGATAAGCTGTTTACACCCGCATTTGTTGCAACGCAATTATTGTCAGCCAAGCACCATGTTGAGTTGGATGGACAGGCTAGTTACCTTGATTGGCAGCATAAAGTGATTCCTTGGTAA
- a CDS encoding M3 family metallopeptidase: protein MKLNKLFAAMAISGVLWGCNSTDTSQAVSQSPEAEVNTVAANSAEVLAATELLMSEWTGPYQGVPAFDKVSLIGLKPALEKAMALNLAEIEAIANNPAPANFENTIVEMERAGKVLNRIFRYYGIWSANRSSAEFREIQSEMAPKLSAFFSKINQNDKLFQRVSAVYNGEEVKSLSKEQQRLVWLVYNGFARNGATLQGEQKARYAEINQRLAQLHTKFANNVLADEENYVLFLDESQLGGLTDSIIAAAAKAAKERGQEGKYAFTNTRSSMDPFLTYSTERELRKQVWETYYNRGDNGDEFDNNEIIKEILTLRHERVGLLGYDNYASWRLEDRMAKKPENAIALMEKVWPAAIARVDEEVADMLNIAKADGVKMIKPWDYRYYAEKVRMDKYALDSSEVKKYLQVEKLQDAMFYVAGRLFNYSFSEITDGSVPVFHEDVRVWDVKDKTSGEHIGLFYLDPFARKGKRSGAWATTYRSHTTIDGKTNVLSSNNSNFIKGKEGEPVLISWDDAETFFHEFGHALHFLSSNVDYPTLNGGVRDYTEFQSQLLERWLTTDEVINTYLVHYKTGEPMPKDLVAKIKQAATFNEGFKTTEYLASAIIDMKLHTTDPAGIDPDKFEREELGKLNMPSQIVMRHRTPHFGHVFSGEGYSAAYYGYMWAEVLTSDASEAFEEAPGGYYDPAVAAKLVEHLFSVRNAVDPAEAYRAFRGRDAVVDALMRDRGFPVTK, encoded by the coding sequence ATGAAATTAAACAAATTATTCGCCGCAATGGCGATTTCTGGCGTACTTTGGGGATGTAACTCTACAGATACTAGCCAAGCCGTTAGCCAATCACCAGAAGCCGAGGTTAATACTGTGGCTGCAAATAGTGCAGAAGTTCTAGCTGCAACTGAGCTGTTAATGTCAGAATGGACTGGCCCATACCAAGGTGTACCAGCGTTTGATAAAGTATCACTCATTGGCTTAAAGCCTGCGCTAGAAAAAGCGATGGCGTTGAATTTGGCTGAAATCGAGGCGATTGCTAACAATCCAGCACCAGCAAACTTCGAAAACACCATTGTTGAAATGGAACGTGCAGGCAAAGTACTCAATCGCATTTTCAGATATTACGGTATTTGGAGTGCTAACCGTTCTTCAGCTGAATTTAGAGAAATTCAAAGTGAAATGGCACCTAAGCTGTCAGCGTTTTTCTCAAAAATTAATCAAAACGATAAACTTTTCCAACGTGTTTCAGCTGTTTACAACGGCGAAGAAGTCAAAAGCTTATCAAAAGAGCAGCAACGCTTAGTGTGGTTGGTGTACAACGGTTTTGCTCGCAATGGCGCAACCTTGCAGGGCGAACAAAAAGCACGTTACGCTGAAATTAACCAACGTTTAGCTCAGTTACATACAAAATTCGCTAACAACGTTTTAGCTGATGAAGAGAACTACGTACTATTTCTTGATGAAAGCCAGCTAGGTGGTTTAACTGATTCTATTATTGCGGCAGCAGCGAAAGCGGCAAAAGAGCGCGGACAAGAAGGTAAATACGCCTTTACCAATACTCGTTCTTCAATGGATCCGTTCTTAACCTATTCAACTGAGCGTGAATTGCGTAAGCAAGTTTGGGAAACCTACTACAACCGTGGTGACAATGGTGACGAATTTGATAACAACGAGATTATCAAAGAGATCTTAACGCTTCGTCACGAGCGCGTTGGTTTATTAGGTTACGATAATTATGCATCGTGGCGTTTAGAAGATCGTATGGCGAAAAAGCCAGAAAATGCGATCGCGTTAATGGAGAAAGTTTGGCCAGCAGCAATTGCCCGTGTTGATGAAGAAGTAGCAGACATGCTTAACATCGCCAAAGCAGACGGCGTGAAAATGATCAAACCATGGGATTACCGTTACTACGCTGAAAAAGTACGTATGGATAAATACGCACTTGATTCAAGCGAAGTGAAGAAGTACCTACAAGTTGAAAAGCTGCAAGATGCAATGTTCTATGTTGCGGGTCGTTTATTCAACTACAGCTTCAGTGAAATTACCGATGGCTCAGTACCTGTATTCCATGAGGATGTGCGCGTATGGGACGTAAAAGATAAAACCTCTGGCGAGCATATTGGTTTATTCTACTTAGACCCGTTTGCCCGCAAAGGTAAGCGCAGCGGCGCATGGGCGACAACCTACCGCAGTCATACCACGATTGATGGTAAAACTAACGTATTATCCTCAAACAACTCGAACTTCATCAAAGGTAAAGAAGGCGAGCCAGTATTAATTTCTTGGGATGATGCAGAAACCTTCTTCCACGAATTTGGTCATGCATTGCACTTCTTGTCATCTAATGTTGATTATCCAACGCTAAATGGTGGTGTGCGTGATTACACTGAATTCCAATCACAGCTATTAGAGCGTTGGTTAACGACAGATGAAGTGATTAACACTTACTTAGTGCACTACAAAACTGGCGAGCCAATGCCAAAAGATTTAGTCGCTAAAATCAAGCAAGCAGCAACTTTTAATGAAGGCTTTAAAACGACTGAGTACTTAGCGTCTGCGATTATCGATATGAAGCTACACACGACAGATCCTGCTGGTATTGACCCAGATAAATTTGAGCGTGAAGAATTAGGCAAATTAAATATGCCATCGCAAATTGTTATGCGTCATCGCACGCCGCATTTTGGTCATGTGTTTAGTGGTGAAGGCTACTCAGCTGCATACTACGGCTACATGTGGGCAGAAGTGCTGACGTCTGATGCGTCAGAAGCGTTTGAAGAAGCACCAGGTGGTTACTACGATCCTGCTGTTGCAGCGAAACTAGTAGAGCACTTGTTCAGCGTGCGTAACGCGGTAGATCCTGCCGAAGCTTATCGAGCGTTCCGTGGCCGTGACGCTGTGGTTGATGCGCTAATGCGTGACCGCGGTTTTCCGGTGACCAAATAG
- a CDS encoding DUF2189 domain-containing protein, with protein MPTTQTSTQAQANRQTRDKKAFARTIESNQVSTFACFHWLSLAIKDFTKAPLISLIYGIIFSVVPVAIFYLVANTENHLIILPATIAFALIGPAFATGLYDVAWELEKGHKPTMSHSLKSMFRNPVGEWGFAILLMICMIAWTRLAALIHALYPNTVNPTFEELTFFLGFGTLVGAAMAAVVFTISAFTPQIMVERRVDIMTAVISSAKAVNKNVVAMFAWALVILGFVLVGFLTQGFGFILIMPVLSYASWHAYIAVIKTKRERHYE; from the coding sequence ATGCCGACCACTCAGACGTCAACACAGGCACAAGCAAACCGTCAAACACGAGACAAAAAAGCGTTTGCCAGAACGATTGAAAGTAATCAAGTCAGTACATTTGCCTGTTTTCACTGGTTAAGTTTAGCCATTAAAGATTTTACTAAAGCCCCATTAATCAGTTTAATTTACGGCATTATCTTTAGTGTCGTACCTGTGGCAATTTTCTACTTGGTGGCAAACACAGAAAATCATTTGATCATCTTACCCGCCACAATTGCCTTTGCTTTGATTGGTCCGGCATTTGCCACCGGTTTATACGATGTCGCCTGGGAGCTAGAAAAGGGTCACAAGCCGACCATGTCACATAGCCTAAAATCCATGTTTAGAAACCCCGTTGGCGAATGGGGCTTTGCCATTTTACTGATGATTTGCATGATTGCGTGGACTCGCCTAGCCGCCTTGATCCATGCACTTTATCCTAATACCGTAAATCCAACCTTTGAGGAACTTACGTTCTTTTTAGGTTTCGGTACGCTAGTGGGAGCAGCCATGGCTGCTGTGGTGTTCACCATCAGCGCCTTTACGCCACAAATTATGGTTGAACGCCGCGTTGATATTATGACCGCGGTGATAAGCTCAGCAAAAGCGGTTAACAAGAATGTCGTCGCCATGTTTGCATGGGCCTTAGTCATTTTAGGCTTTGTACTTGTGGGGTTCTTAACCCAAGGGTTCGGATTTATTTTAATTATGCCAGTGCTGAGCTATGCGAGCTGGCATGCATATATTGCCGTGATAAAAACGAAACGTGAACGTCACTACGAGTAG